CCGGGCCCGGTCGTCCTCATGCATGTCCTCCGTCCAACCGACCGCGGTCGCTGTCGATACCCCCATGTCTCGTGCAAGAAAGCTTGCCATTGCTTTCATATTGCACTATAAATCTGTCTACCTCCATGACCTTAAGAGCAAACACagaccgactcctcttctcagcAACTCCACACAGGCCCCGTAGAGTTTCCAGCAAGGTTAAGGGAAATGGAAGACATCAAGGGAAGCGACGGCCTCGGTGACACGGAGCTGCGGCTCGGTTTGCCGGGCACGTCGACGGCAACAAGGAGCGCCAAGCGAGCACTTCCCGAAGGCGACGAGGAAAGCCACGACGAGCTCCGACGAACCTCGGCGGCAAAGTAGGTTTTGCAGGGGTGGTTCTTCGCGGAGACTGGAGGAGGATGTGATGTGGTCTAGGCTTTGCTGACGGCTGCTTGTTGACATGGCAGGGCACAGGTAGTGGGATGGCCACCGATCCGGTCGTACCGGAAGAACAGCTTCCCGGCGAGGAAGGTGGAGGCCGAGGCGGAGGCCGCCGCCGGGTTATACGTGAAGGTCAGCATGGATGGAGTACCTTACTTGAGGAAGATTGATCTCAGGGTTTACAAGGGTTACAAGGAACTCAGAGAGGGCCTGAACAACATGTTCAAATGTTTCTCTTTAGGTAAGGGGACATAAATATGAGGTAGAACAACACAAGTAACACATCAGTATATAGCATGCATGATCGACATCTTTTATCTGTTGCAGGAGAGTTGTCAAGGAGAGAAGGAGGCAGTGGATCTGAGTATGCCATCACCTATGAGGATAAAGATGGAGACTTGATGTTGGTTGGTGATGTTCCATGGGAGTAAGTATCTGATCTCCTTCAGCATGCCAAGACctttgacatgtgtgacttgtttCTCATCCATTTGGTTTGATGTCTGCAGGATGTTCATCTCTTCCTGCAAAAGGCTAAGGATAATGAAAGGATCTGAAGCAAGAGGATTAGAATCACGACAACATTAACAAGAGATCCAGATCAAGAAAGAAGGAATGGAGAtgagagatcttacttcatgagagTATACTATTTTTTGCTTGGAATTTATTTCCAAGTTCATGAGTCTGCTAAGaaaaggaagaacaaaaaaaatataaagaagcCTGGGAATGCATCTGTCAAACAGCTCATCTTACAATCCTACAGCTTAAAAgccagagagagaagaaaagtgcAACACATGAAGAGAACATCTACAAGATTTGGTGTCACAATTATCCTGTAGGGATTTTTTTATTTCAGCATGAGATTGTACAGAAGAATTTTGCTTGCTTCATGTCCTGAATGTGAAGTTATAGCCAACTGTTTCACGTCTCATCATCTGATGATGAAAAAGAGACCAATCATGtttgcaatctctctctctctctctctctctctctctctctctctctctctctctcccctacaATTCCAGTGTCTTTATCTTTGATTTTTCCATAAATTTTATATCTAAATCATACATACATGAACTGTCTCCTTTGAAATGAGATGATATGCAACAGAATGGTTAAGAAACAGACCCTCTAAACCACATCCTGTTAAATTACACAAAACTATATCTTAAATAACAGAGATTTGCAGATTATGCACCAGTTTAGGAACCAATTTAAATGATGGAACCAGTAAATCTAAGGTCAAGCAACTGTGTTCTCCCTTAAATCCTTTTGACACTATGATAATGGATGTGAAAGTGAAGGGAAGGCTCAGTGGCAGACAAGTTCCAACACACATATTCTGTGAATGGAAGACAGGGAATCAAATTTCAGACAACTTATATGtcatgcacatgaatgagaaggATGTGTCCTCCATTTAACCACATAGACGGTGGCTGGAACCCACTATATTCCATGAACATACACATTTAATTTCCAGAAACTTAAATAAGAGGCATTTGATCAAACTGGATGCTTAGGTGATGATTCATGTGGATTTACTTGAGGAAATTTGTGGACTGATGTGATCACAATAGTCAAGAAAGACATCACTGACCTGAATGAATAATCCAAAGTGACATATTAGTTCTTTtggacaaaaacaaaaaaagaaggttTTTACTTTGCAAAAACATTGAACACAAGTAGAGATGTCCACTTCACTATGTCAAAATTATGCACCCAAAGCATGCTGAATCTGAGTAAGCTATAATTGCTGGTGGAACAGGGGACCCATGAACACAGAGCTCCCAGAACCTGCATCAAAACAACTGATGACTGCCAAAAGCTCCCCTTCTCTACATTGACTCTTGCTGAATTATGATTCTTTAGTAGTCTAGGAAGTCTTTAATTGAAATAAACTTTGGTTAGCTTGCTTTTGTTGCTCTGTTAAAAACATAAGCATGTTTAGTTAACATATCATTGTTTCACTATCCTAACTATATTTTGGCTTTGGTTGTTGTTCTGCAAATTACTACAAGCTCAAGTAGAGAAGCCAAATCCTAAAAATGATAGCATTCTGTCACTTGTATAAACAGAAACCAACACAACATATATGCATTTATCAAAGGAAAAGAGATACATGCACAAGATACTCCTACTAATTCTCTGAATTCATGCAAGTCAAGCAGAAATGTGATCCATTTGGTTCCTCCTAGCACTCTTCCATTAGCTTTTTATGGCTGACTTAAGTCTTGTATTCAGATTTACAGATAATTGTGCAGAAACTTTCAAGCAAGAATTTTGCCTTTTTTCTTTACCACTTCAAGGTTCATATAATTGCCATTAATGTGTTGAATACATGAGGGTATGTGTTTAATTAATCTGTCCATGATAAAAAGTATTTTGATGGTGACTTTAACCAGCAAGAACTAAAAAATGTCTATCAAACTTGGAGGAAAAATAGGTCCCCAAAAAATTATATGATGTATTCACAAATACAACACAACACAGGCACAGTAGCTTTGTATCTATCTTtcatcaaaataatataataagcagccAGCATGAGCATGGAACTAATTCAGGACATGTAATCAAATTCCTCACATACTTCTCATGGAATAATGTGAAGCTTCTTCTCAAGACCTCAACTCATCAATATAATTTGTGGAATATTAGATTTTAACTACTTCTATGTGGTCTGTCAATAAAAAACCTTAAAAGATTCTATCCAACAACCATGTTATTTTGATATGCCACTGATGCGGcgggggcatctgtttaagccgtggcctcggggccgtcgcggctcggttcgggggtccgaatgtcgGGGGTCTCGGGCGACGTCCCTCAGGGTCTTCCggcggccgagcacggtggttcgggtcagGACGTCaggtcggcaggtcgggtcgggtcggtaggtcgggtcgggtcggcaggtcggggCGACAGGAAGCTCCGCCACAACGCTTGGAAGAGTCGACCCCCtctggcacctgcacaaaggtcgggccgaggcgctcgacccaacccctccgacggccaagttagcgatgtggagagggttttgaaggaagagatgcctccatacaagtgctGTGTGTGAGTTCGTCCTCCTCTCCCCTTtagcatgcgagggtatttataaggaAGCTTACTGTGCCTGATGTGCCCCATTGCAGGGGCAGGTTGGGTCTGACATTGGCATTGGCGTTGGCGTGGCGTGCGAGACCGAGCCTGGGCagaatgtttaatgtgcctcggtcgacgtttcAGTCCGTTTGACCAGGTACTGAGGCGTGATGCGTCATCTGGGACAGGTGACGTTAGCCccagtcttgtcgccattatttccctcatcaGCCACCTCTCTGATTCATTTGGTGCCCCTCCATATcaacaatcaacatatttacagtaATTTACTGGTATATATGGCTGCATTGATCTATATCAAATAATGCTCCCAGTAATAATGAATTCTGTTCCCAGTAATAAAGCTTTCCGTATTAACTTCATATGCTTCTCCCTATCTCATCCCCTTATGacttctttatatttttttaattaattaatattattaaaaaaaatttatcaaaagtAATCAACAATCCCAAaatctataaataataataattataaatttatgcaTCATGATAATATTTAAATACAAATATAACTAATCATAaccaaataaatataaatatatctaataaATCTATAAATTAATaatcttatttttaattttttatacttaTACATCCACATAAGAAAACATATAACGTCTAAcaataaaaacttaaaaataatcaGTATTGATGCAAGAGACAAATTTCAATTAGAGTTTTGAACATTCgatcaaatattatatttatttatttttattatttcaataatacttttttaaatatataaaaaataaatataagattgaCTTAGTGATTAAAGTTGGAATCTTGGAGTTGTATGTGTTGCGTTGAATTCTCACGTacgtaaatttttatttatattattatttgataaaaatatatattgtatTGTATATCACCGGTAATCTGCGTGTCATGTTTCCATTTGCCATGAAGTGGATCCCACAGAGGGCCCACGTGGGATGCATTGCAATTATCTGGGTTACATATAAGCAAAATACCCCGAAAGTTTCCCCTGCTTTTGGTGGATTAAAACTTGGGCCCGGGTGGGATGTGTGTGGAAGCTCACGTGTGAATCGACAAGGAGGTAGCGTTCGCAGGTACGGGGCGGGGTGAGTTTATTTTCGCCTCGGTTCTTGATCTCTCTGTGTCTCTCGGATCACCTCATTCGTACCTGGTTCTCGATCGCCCACCATGTTCTCGCCGGCGGCGCGCCTGGCGACCAAGCGACTCTTGGAGATCCGCCGAGCGCTGCGCCCTTCGCTCGCGGTAAGGGGATTCTTCTCCGATTTCATCTTCCACATCGTTCATTTGCTCGATCTCTCATCTCTTTTCCGCCTTCcagctcgcttcgcccgctgtcgccGCCAGATCCTTGTCCACGGCCCTCAACTACGTGAGCCCCCTCGAAACGCTTGAATATTCGataaatttgttttctttttcttcggaTCCCGTTGGGTTTGACTTAAACTTGTCCAAGTTGTGATCCTTTTGTTATCGTTTTGTCAGCACATTGATTCGCCGGATAACAATCCTGACATGCCATGGGAGTTCAGCGAAGCAAATATGAAAAGGGTACGCCGTTTTTGTCCGTTACTTGGGTTGCTGTTCTTGATTTCAATTCTTCGTTTTCTTGGTTCGCTTCTTGGAGTTGTTGTTCCTTCTTTGAACAAATGTGGTGATTTGGGTAGCATTTTTCGCGAATAAAAATGATCTCGAGTGGAATTCACatctttgttattattatttgtagGTTTCCCTATTGTTTTGTGTACTGTAGAATTGCTTATCATGATCATGTACACTTATGGCCGCTCGAGAGTTTTATCTATCATCTTCTTTTCCTGAAAAAGCATAAATGGATATGTCTTGTTGAGATACGCTGTTTAATGCCTCAGGTCACCTCTGTGGAGCTTTATAATTGTGATTTGTTATTCAGTTTTAAGAATACTTACTCATTTAGACAAGTCCATGCTGTCATTTTTGGTATTTTAAGCTATCAAATGGTTGATTATCTTGCCCATGTGTAACTCTAGGTCAAAGAGATACTCTCCCACTATCCTTCAAACTACAAGCAATCTGCTGTTATTCCGCTACTGGACCTGGCCCAGCAGCAACATGGTGGATGGTTACCAGTTTCTGCAATGAATGCTGTATGGTCGAAATGATTCCTTACCCGTCTATAGGGCTTTGTTAAGTTCGTAGCTTTACATACCTTAACTTACATATCTTGATGCGGTGTTGTTCAGGCTGTTAAATATTTTGTTTACTTGTGGTAAGTGCTATTAATACATGAATCTATTATAGCCATGTTTTTCCTCTTTCTCTGTGCCATATCTGTCAAAAGATCTCATACAAGTTTGAATACAGATTTGCATTTTAGTAAAATCTGCTAATTGTTAAAGAGGGGGCTGGCTAGGTTAGgaaatatttgatgtacaaaattaaaCTATGAAATTAGAAGACCTTGTAAATTGGGAGGAAATACCTGAATCCTGAAATCCTCATTTTTTCTGTTTTTGTGGAAGAAGAAGAGTTGAGCCGATCAAATTTGATTCTATGAAGAGGATGGAACAAGGTTAACCAAGGATCCAGGGAGCTGCATTTGATTTGCTAGAATTGAAATACCTCCCTTGATGTGGATCTCAAGTCTCCCACCTCTTCTACACAATGTAGACACTATGAAGAGCCTGTAAAAGGTCAATTTTAATACTTCAGTAGAACCTTTACTTGTAATCTAGTGTCATAGCTTACACTCATCTGGTACCCCTCCTAAACCTTTTGTTTATTTAAGAGGATGATTGGAGTGCGTGACTACACCTATAGAAATGCTTGGACCAAAGTCGTTGGTCTGGAAGGACCCTGGAAAGTCTTCAAGATGTAGGGAGCCAATGAGAGGCCAACTTCTGGATGTTACCCCAGATATATCTTAACTATGGGCCATAGGTTAGCTTATCAGTAAATTACTCAATATTCACCTTAACTCTTCTATTGATTAAAGTCAGATCATTCACATTACAATGATTGTGAAGCACATTAAATTTTTGGCAATATGACATTTATCTGTAGTTTTTTTTGGATATGACTTGAGTGAAGGGATCATATCTTTATTGTACATTTTCGCTCTCTTTCTAGATTGAAAATAATTCTCTATGCTTATTTGAGAGAGCTATAAAAATATTTACTAGCTTCTGAGAACTGATTCAATTTGAACTGATTGTTACTACTTGATAATTGAATAGGACAGACATTTTTCTCTGTTTCCAGCTCATGAGAAAGCTTTTGGGTTTGAATTTATGCAGGATTTAGTTCATTCAGTTCTGTAAAACAATCCAATGATCAGCTCTATTCACTCTTTCACTTGTAATCTGCACTATATCCCACATACAGATATGGGTATAAATTGCTATTTATGATAAGCAGCAATGAAAATAAGAAATCTGATAGTGGGAGGCACAAGAGAGTCAAACAAAAGGGAAAAGATCAATCAAGGAAGGAGGAGCAATTGATCAATTCTGTAATCTAATATGTAGTTTATGTTGTTCTGGTTTACAGGGACCTCCTGTATCATCTGTCTTTTTTCATCGATGGCATCTTTTCTTAGAATATTCATAACATATGGTTTCAACTGGACTGATTGTTGGCTGCCATGTAAACAATCTCAATTGGTTTACCATTTTCCTATTGATTACCACATTTGTCATTAGAAGTAGATCAGGAACTAGGTTCTAGACAATTCACAGAAAACACCATTTTATGCATATGGTCTTAGGTTTAATCCTAAATTACTTGCAAATTGTTCAGTTTCTAGTTTTGGTACCTCTTCATATGCACTCATAACTCTTAATTTCTCTAATATTTCATAACCTTTATTATCTTGTTTTAGAACCCTATTCCTATTAGGTGTCTTTTTTTTGGTCATCTGTCCTTTTCTAATTTATTAAACCCTGAGTCAAACTAAAGGGGCCAGGTTCTATGAGGATATTATGTCAAATTAAGTTGGATGCAAGGGTTCTTAGTTTGCTTAGATCTCATGATGGAAGCAATAAGGGATCCTATCAGTCTCTTGTCAGCAAAGATGAGAGAGTGAGGAGATAATTCTGATCCACGCTCCACATGTTTGGTCTCATGTAGATTGAGGATTTTCAAACATGGGTCAAGCAATTCTGAAAGGAACAGAAGATTGCAATGGAGGAAGAGACATTTTATGCCCATTGTAATCAGTTTTACATGTTTGTTGCTAGGCACATTCCTGGGATTAATATGTCTAACATATCTAATTTTTGTTCTCGACTTCAAATTTTATATTGGTTTGTTATCCCTGATATTTCTGATTGCAGTCTAAAAAGCTCTCAAATACATGTTTTCTGATAAAAGTAATAGCAACCATCTCTTGCAATTGCTCAATATCAACACAGCAACTGGTTAATGGATCCATTGTTGGGTAGCTTCAATTGGGTAACAAGCCTCAGATATAAGTCATATTTGTCCCAGGATTCGGTGCTCAAGTCATTTCAGAGCACTAAATGATTTGCACATTTTGTGTGGGctaatttgtaattgtgttcttGGCTGAGATCTTTGACACAAGTCTAATTTATGAACAAATTGATGGCTTGAACAAACCAAAGTATTCTGTTGGTTACTTAGGAGTATTTGGAGGCCCACTCGATTTGTATTTATTTAGGGATTTCCATACTGGTACTACAACCATCTTTATCACTCCTTAGACTGTCTTACTGGCATATCATCTGGACCAGTTGATGCAGATTGAGGAGgggaaaaggaaaaataaatgcaaataaagaaaaaaaagattgataaTTGAGTAGGACACACAAACCAGTGGTGTTTGTTGAATGGTTTGCAATCTATGGTGTATATTAGATAGCATGTCGTGGCCTGCAACCCAGACCTCTTTTGGACCAAGAAAAACCACCTGTACCCAGACCTTTTCATTTTAAGTCACATTTTACGTAGAGGTTGGATTGTGAAATTCATGAAGTTGCTAAGACACAAGTTTGGAACTTGATGGTCTATGTTGGGATTTAGAATTTTCTAAAAGTTATTTTATGGCCCTAATTTAGTTAAAATTAGTTTAAATGTTTATACATAAAGGGCATTTAGCTATTCGTAACTGAACTACTTTCGACAAAAAGTGGTTGATTGGTTTAGCTGGTGAGTCCTGCTTCTCTCTCTATCTttgttttcttcattttctttcaaATTCTGGTTTAATAAGTCAGAATGATGCCAGTATACTAACCTGTACCACTGAGTATCAGTGGATAAATAATAAAAGTTTAAACATCGAATAGTGGTTGGATTGGTAACACCGTGAGGTTAGTAACAGTCTGACCTGTATTCGTAACCTTTTTCCATTCTCTCTTTCTATCTAAATCATCTCGGTGATACTCTCGGACAATAAGcttttgcatctttattttcctaTTGTTTTCACTTAGAAATTTGCCATTCTTGTTGTTTTCTCTTTGTAAGTGGGGATCTTTTACCAACTTATGTTAGATCAGACCTTTATCGGATTAGATTCTGAAAAGTAGTCTTCTGTTTAGCCTTCATGCACCCATTAACAAGACACAGACTTGGATCCAGACATGAAGTATTTCATAAGTCTCAGGTTGGACTATCTGACAAACTGAGAGCCGACAAATTACTAAAGAAAGTGCAATAAGCACAAATATATGCTCCAAATGACCCATTTTTTTTAAGGTTGTGgcaatttaagattttttttctgaATGATTTGGGTGTTTGAAGTGGTTAAGTCGATGTATGATCATAGTCCAGCAAGCTAGGTAGAGTATTCTAATCTTTTAATGACTTTGAAGCCTTGGTACTAGGATAGTTTCTCATGGAAAAGTGATATATATATCTCGTCATATCCATCTGGATATGTGATTTACATCTTCTCTTATGTTATCTGCTTCACACCTGCCAGTCAGCTAGAACAATATTATTTTcaattttgttcttttttgtATATGATTCTTTTAATGCATGCAATTTGTGATATTTCAGGTGGCTAAGATTATGGAAGTTGCTCCTATTCGTGTGTATGAAGTTGCTACATTTTATTCAATGTTCAATAGGACAAAGGTATGTGAGTTTATAAGTTTTTCTGGTTCTTCCCTGATTCAAGTTGTTTGATATAACTGTAGGTTAGTAATCATGTTGTCTTTCTCTTTTTTACTTGCTTCATGCATATAGTTGAATTATTTGTGCATTTCAGGTTGGTAAATATCACCTTTTGGTTTGTGGAACAACACCCTGTATGATTCGTGGATCTCGTGAAATTGAAGATGCCCTATTAAAGCACTTGGGAGTCAAGCGCAATGGTGAGTGTTCATAGTTCTCTATTTCATGCACATTCAggaaatataaatcaaaattttgtttGTCATATTTACAGAAGTGACAAAGGATGGAATGTTTTCAGTCGGCGAAATGGAGTGCATGGTAGGTATTCAATTGCTGGATGCTTTTGGATTTAATTTCTGCTGATGTTTAATATACTGCTGCAGACCTGCTTCATATCATAAAACCTCTTAAGTGGATTAGTGGTTTTGGTCAaatgtttttttttgtgataGAAATCATGAGTAATCTTAAGTGCTCCCATGTTTTGGTCCTTACATATTCTAACTCTGAATCCTCACAGGGCTGCTGCGTGAATGCTCCTATGATTGTTGTAGCTGACTACAGTAATGGCTCAGAAGGATACTCATATAATTACTATGTCAGTTCTCTTCGACCTTCCTTATAAACATTCTACTGACTTCATTAACTCATTTTGAACAATTACTGTGTGATGTTTCTACTTCTATTGCATCCTCACTGAAACTACCACTTAGGGCAAGCTAAAGGTCAAATAGAGTAGTGTTTGTCTTTCAAGTGATTGAGTAGCTTAGGCCATTAAATCTTTCTTTAATTACACTGTGTAAATTGTCTTATTTTCTAGATTAAAAGCAACCAATAACATTTTCTTCTCACCACCATATTTATCATGTATGGGGTCATACTTTTAATAATGTTCCTTCAGAAAGGAATGAGATATTTACTGAACGAAAATCATAATTGTCATTCCCAAATGAAATTTATAGCCATGTTGGTACATCACAGTCCTTGCTGAATGGAAACGTACTTGTCAGCCTAGGCTGATTTGCATTGGGTTGGATCCAGAAGGCATTCTATAGAAAAATAGGAAATGCATGTATCTCATAGAGGTTTGTACCTCTGTATACCTGTTTTTAGATAGAATAGCATGCACCTACTTGGTGCACACTGTACAGAAATGTACTAAATGTTCTAAAAAGTGGCTGCTATTCTGGCAATCAAGATGTAAAATATATGGTGCAACTTAAATATAGGTGGCTGATGGATCGGTGCATACGACTCCCGCCATAGGTGGGTTTGGGGAGGATCAATATACACATTCTTCTTCTGTTAACTATTTTCATGACTCCAACCTTGATGATTACAATGTGtaatttgaataaaataatatttaagcaAGTAAATATGAAGAAGTATACAATCAATTTAGTAGGTTAATAGGGATTAAAACTAATCAAACATTTATACTTTAAGATTTGTTCTTTAAGAAACTATTCAAGTTACTAAAAGTAAGTGAAAGGTTGAAGTGATGAGTTTCATATCTAATAGATGCATTTTTATTAGCCAATGAAAGCATAGTTCAAAAAACTGGTCGGACTAGTATGTATCGGTTGGTATTTAGGGCAATTTCATCCGGTCTAGTTCAaaactttatttttatttatttttaataattccaGCTTACTGTTGACAGCCAAAAATAGTTGTCAACAGGAGGCCTCCCACTCAGCTTCCTCACTTTGCCTTCTCCTTCtcaccttctctttctttctcctcctctacTATAGTATCTCCATTCTTCTTATTCTGATTAACATGATATATTGCCAGCTCTTGTCATTTATTTACCGTTCTTATGAAATTCTTGCACTTTAGGAAGTCACTTCTGTCACACAGTATTtatatcttaaaaaaattaatgCGCAAAGCAATAAGAAAATCTTGCCAGTTTTGTGCAATCATTTTAAAGTGTGTTTATATTAGCAAGCACACAGGCAGTAAGTTGGAAAATGCTGAAGATTGCAGCAAAGAAAAATACTGTAGGTGGCACAGATGCTGAATGGTTACACTTTTGTTAATCTAAAAATTTCAtgttatcaaattctgccagcatGAAGATCTTTTGTCTGAGCAAGACTAGTATCTAGAGTTCTGACCACAGCTAAATTGTGGCTCTCTGTTTTTTCTTAAGGTGCTGCACAAAACCTTAATTCTTTACCTTTCTGTGTATGAATTTTCTGCAACAGCATGATAAATAGTATATTTCTGAGTTCCAACTTGATCTATATCAGATTAAAATTCAAGCCCGATGGTTTATATACTTTATCTTGACTGCAGTAAATGTTTCTTTTTTCACCTGAAAAAAATTGTGGTTTTTCTACTCGACTGCGGTAAATGTTATTATTAGGTGATCTAGGGAATTACGTATATGAGGAATAATTTTAAAATTGTGGTTTCTTTCGGCTTTCTTCAGGAAGATGTGACACCAAAACGAGTTGTTGAGATTGTGGAGATGTTGAGAAAGGGAGAAAAACTACCAGTAAGTGGTCGAGGATGTAGATTAATCATTTACTGAACTCTATACATGTTTCTTACCGATTTTTTATTCTTGCGCAGGCTGGAACTCAAAATCCTGATCGGATTAGATGTGGACCAGCCGGAGGGAACACCACATTGCTCCGGGAACCCAAACCGCCTCCATGCAGGGATTTAGATGCCTGCTGATTTCTGTTGGATATCTGCCATGAATAATAGAACTACTTGGCCTTGACATCTGAGGCTCCACGAGCGCGTCGTTGTCGTGGATACCGGCTCAAAGTGTAGTGTGATATTTCTTGTTTCGCTTCTTACGTTTTTATGTTTCTCTTATGTTTTCGGCAGCAGTTGTTTTCTCAAGTGAAgtatcttgatgaattgaaacaaAATTGACACCTATAATTACTGTTGATCTCTTTGCCTTGTAAATAAGTTTTGTTTTATTGGATGCTGTCGACGGAGGTGGCTCCCAATTCAACTCATTTATCCGAGCGAGCCCGAATAGAGAGCCCGGATAGAGATGTGGAGCGCTCCCACCCAAAGTGTCATGTTTGTTGCAGGGATTGCCTTACGTGTGTAATGCCCAAAATATATTTGTCCGCAATGCTCAAACTATGTATGTGGGCAAAGTTTAGTCTCGGCCTTAACTTTGTGTAGAGATGGAAGGCGTTAGTAATATATCATCGTTGTGCACGACGGACAAACCAATATAAAGCAATTAACTTTTGTGAGGGTTGCCATATAGGCGTATTGTTCATCATAGTTTTGCATCATCGATGAGATATATAATTGCTGACGAcaccttgatttttttttttttcaatttgggTTTGTTCGCTCTAAAGTATTAATCTAATTGATGAGAAAGTATTCTTACTCGTTACTCTGAGCACCTCGTAGCTCTACGATTTAGAAGCTTTTACTCTTAGCGAGAGATAACCGTAAGATGTTCTTCTACTCGTATGCATTTCTTGCATGAGTATCGACACATGAGTCATCAATTTTTCTACTCGTAGGTATTATATTGTATGGACTCTTTCGTGTTATCCATCAACCTTGTATTGTATGGACTCTTTCGTGTTATCCATCAACCTTTTAACTCGTAGGTATTGTATTTTTCTACTCA
The DNA window shown above is from Musa acuminata AAA Group cultivar baxijiao chromosome BXJ2-4, Cavendish_Baxijiao_AAA, whole genome shotgun sequence and carries:
- the LOC103982986 gene encoding NADH dehydrogenase [ubiquinone] flavoprotein 2, mitochondrial, which translates into the protein MFSPAARLATKRLLEIRRALRPSLALASPAVAARSLSTALNYHIDSPDNNPDMPWEFSEANMKRVKEILSHYPSNYKQSAVIPLLDLAQQQHGGWLPVSAMNAVAKIMEVAPIRVYEVATFYSMFNRTKVGKYHLLVCGTTPCMIRGSREIEDALLKHLGVKRNEVTKDGMFSVGEMECMGCCVNAPMIVVADYSNGSEGYSYNYYEDVTPKRVVEIVEMLRKGEKLPAGTQNPDRIRCGPAGGNTTLLREPKPPPCRDLDAC
- the LOC103982987 gene encoding auxin-responsive protein IAA4, coding for MEDIKGSDGLGDTELRLGLPGTSTATRSAKRALPEGDEESHDELRRTSAAKAQVVGWPPIRSYRKNSFPARKVEAEAEAAAGLYVKVSMDGVPYLRKIDLRVYKGYKELREGLNNMFKCFSLGELSRREGGSGSEYAITYEDKDGDLMLVGDVPWEMFISSCKRLRIMKGSEARGLESRQH